The following proteins come from a genomic window of Thermomicrobiales bacterium:
- a CDS encoding MoxR family ATPase, giving the protein MSQVTAQPIPSLESVEEVQEALASQKYIADTSLSTAIYLALRLPKPLLLEGEAGVGKTEIAKVLAAILQTDLIRLQCYEGLDVSHAVYEWNYPRQMLAIRAAEASEESRDAAMAEIFSEDYLIKRPLLQAIEHRGKAPVLLIDEIDRADEEFEAFLLELLSDFQVTVPELGTMTAEHPPIVIITSNRTRELHDALKRRCLYHWVDYPTVDKEYRIVTSKVPGINDRLALQISHFVHDLRQVDLYKLPGVAETLDWGAALMALSQRELSSEVASATLGAILKHQEDVQSVRKNKLDELVSAAASND; this is encoded by the coding sequence TTGTCGCAGGTTACAGCTCAGCCGATCCCGTCACTGGAGTCGGTTGAAGAAGTTCAGGAAGCACTCGCGTCGCAGAAGTACATCGCCGACACCAGCCTGTCGACGGCGATCTACCTCGCGCTCCGCCTCCCCAAGCCACTGCTGCTCGAGGGTGAAGCCGGAGTCGGCAAGACCGAGATCGCCAAGGTCCTTGCTGCGATTCTCCAGACTGATCTGATTCGTCTACAGTGCTACGAAGGTCTGGATGTCTCGCACGCAGTTTACGAGTGGAATTACCCACGCCAGATGCTCGCCATCCGTGCCGCCGAGGCGTCGGAAGAGAGCCGCGACGCGGCCATGGCCGAGATCTTCAGCGAAGACTATCTGATCAAGCGCCCACTGCTGCAGGCCATTGAGCATCGTGGTAAGGCGCCGGTCCTCCTGATCGACGAGATCGACCGCGCCGATGAAGAGTTCGAGGCGTTCCTGCTGGAGCTGCTCTCCGACTTCCAGGTCACGGTCCCCGAGCTTGGCACAATGACCGCCGAGCACCCGCCGATCGTCATCATCACCTCGAACCGCACCCGTGAGCTGCACGACGCTCTCAAGCGCCGCTGCCTTTATCACTGGGTCGATTACCCGACGGTTGACAAGGAATACCGTATCGTCACCTCCAAGGTGCCGGGCATCAACGATCGACTCGCACTCCAGATCTCGCACTTCGTGCACGACCTGCGGCAGGTGGATCTGTACAAGCTCCCGGGAGTCGCCGAGACACTCGACTGGGGCGCTGCCCTCATGGCCCTCTCGCAGCGCGAGCTGTCGTCTGAGGTCGCGTCGGCAACCCTCGGTGCGATCCTGAAGCATCAGGAGGATGTGCAGTCCGTGCGCAAGAACAAGCTTGACGAACTGGTTTCGGCAGCGGCGAGCAATGACTAG
- a CDS encoding xanthine dehydrogenase family protein molybdopterin-binding subunit, producing MVAVEQQQPYIGRAMKRKEDPRFITGRGNYMEDIVLANMTHVAIVRSPYAHATIRGIDTNAAKQMPGVVGVFTGEDIELPPLPYAWQAAGVENNINTPYTIAKGEAHWVGDPVAVVVAETLAQARDAADAIELDLVELPGVSDAEKAVQPGAPQLHENAPNNIVFSWNCGKKEETEQGLRDAEIVIRQKLRNQRMIATPMENRGAIAQYSAGTEEFTFWLSSQAPHVHRLVMAAFILGVPEQNIRVIAPDLGGGFGAKIFMYQEYVLVGWLARKLGRPVKWIETRSEANAATAQGRDHITELEIGATRDGKVTALRVHTLANLGAYLSTASGGIPTTLYGRMLAGVYKIPAIYCEVQGVFTNTAMVDAYRGAGRPEAAYVIERVMDLVANEIGMDPAEVRRRNFIQPEEFPYDTGIGMLPYDSGEYEAALDKALAMIGYDDLRAEQQRRRESGDKRLLGVGLSTYVEVCGIAPTKYITSEGWGAGLFESANVKVHLSGKVVVTTGSMPHGQGHETTFAQVAADKLGVPIEDVQLKYGDTLGTPFGYGTYGSRSLTVGGEAIVRSTNKIVDKARRLAAHLLEVDIEDIEWSNGKASVKGSPDQVKTIQELALAAAVPVNLPDGMEPFFDETTYYDPPNCTFPFGTHIAVVEIDTTTGKSELVRYVAVDDVGNIVNPLVVAGQLQGGIVQGLGQAMVEGAVYDDNGQLLTSTLMEYAVPHADQFPMFELDHTVTPSPVNELGVKGAGEAGTIASTPAYVNAVCDALSPLGIHHTDMPLTPPRIWAAIQNATADQA from the coding sequence GTGGTCGCAGTCGAGCAACAACAGCCATATATCGGCAGGGCAATGAAGCGCAAGGAAGACCCTCGCTTCATCACCGGTCGCGGCAATTACATGGAAGACATCGTCCTGGCCAACATGACGCATGTCGCGATCGTGCGCAGTCCGTACGCGCACGCCACAATCCGTGGAATCGACACCAACGCCGCCAAGCAAATGCCCGGTGTCGTTGGTGTGTTCACTGGTGAGGATATCGAGCTCCCGCCACTCCCCTATGCCTGGCAGGCCGCTGGCGTAGAGAACAACATCAATACGCCCTATACGATCGCCAAGGGCGAGGCGCACTGGGTCGGCGACCCGGTCGCGGTCGTCGTTGCCGAGACCCTCGCACAGGCGCGCGATGCCGCCGACGCGATCGAGCTCGACCTCGTCGAGCTTCCCGGCGTGTCGGATGCCGAGAAGGCGGTCCAACCGGGCGCTCCACAACTCCACGAGAACGCGCCGAACAACATCGTCTTCTCGTGGAACTGCGGCAAGAAGGAGGAAACTGAGCAAGGGCTCCGCGATGCCGAGATCGTCATCAGGCAGAAGCTCCGCAATCAGCGCATGATCGCAACCCCAATGGAAAACCGCGGCGCAATCGCCCAGTACTCAGCCGGCACCGAAGAGTTCACGTTCTGGCTTTCCAGCCAGGCTCCGCATGTCCATCGTCTCGTGATGGCTGCGTTCATCCTCGGAGTGCCCGAGCAGAACATCCGCGTCATCGCGCCCGACCTTGGCGGCGGCTTCGGGGCGAAGATTTTCATGTACCAGGAGTACGTCCTGGTCGGCTGGCTGGCTCGCAAGCTGGGACGACCCGTCAAGTGGATCGAGACTCGCAGCGAAGCGAACGCCGCGACAGCACAAGGACGCGATCACATCACCGAACTGGAGATCGGCGCGACCCGCGACGGCAAGGTCACCGCGCTCCGCGTCCACACGCTCGCCAATCTCGGAGCATACCTCTCAACTGCGTCCGGCGGCATCCCGACGACGCTCTACGGCCGCATGCTCGCCGGTGTTTACAAGATTCCGGCGATTTACTGCGAGGTGCAGGGCGTCTTCACCAACACCGCCATGGTCGATGCCTACCGCGGTGCTGGTCGACCTGAGGCCGCATACGTTATCGAGCGGGTCATGGACCTCGTGGCCAACGAGATCGGCATGGACCCGGCGGAAGTCCGCCGCCGCAACTTCATCCAGCCGGAAGAATTCCCGTACGACACCGGCATCGGCATGCTGCCGTACGACTCCGGCGAATACGAGGCCGCGCTGGACAAAGCGCTCGCGATGATCGGCTACGACGACCTGCGTGCCGAGCAGCAGCGCCGCCGCGAATCCGGCGACAAGCGCCTGCTCGGCGTCGGCCTCTCGACCTACGTCGAGGTCTGCGGCATCGCGCCGACCAAATACATCACCAGCGAGGGCTGGGGCGCTGGCCTCTTCGAGAGCGCCAACGTCAAGGTGCACTTATCCGGCAAGGTCGTCGTGACAACCGGCTCGATGCCCCACGGTCAGGGCCACGAGACAACCTTCGCTCAGGTCGCCGCCGACAAGCTCGGCGTCCCGATCGAGGACGTCCAGCTGAAGTACGGCGACACCCTCGGCACACCGTTCGGATACGGTACCTACGGCAGCCGCTCCCTCACCGTCGGCGGCGAGGCCATCGTCCGCTCGACCAACAAGATCGTCGACAAGGCCCGCCGTCTGGCAGCCCACCTGCTGGAGGTCGACATCGAGGATATTGAATGGTCAAACGGCAAGGCTTCAGTCAAGGGCTCGCCGGATCAGGTCAAGACCATCCAGGAGCTGGCGCTCGCTGCGGCTGTCCCGGTCAACCTGCCGGACGGTATGGAGCCGTTCTTCGATGAGACAACCTACTACGATCCGCCGAACTGCACGTTCCCGTTCGGCACCCACATCGCCGTCGTCGAGATCGACACGACGACCGGCAAGTCCGAGCTCGTCCGCTACGTCGCCGTAGACGATGTTGGCAACATCGTCAATCCGCTGGTCGTCGCCGGACAGCTGCAGGGCGGGATCGTCCAGGGGCTCGGACAGGCGATGGTCGAAGGCGCGGTCTACGACGACAACGGCCAGCTCCTCACCAGTACGCTGATGGAATATGCTGTGCCACACGCCGATCAGTTCCCGATGTTCGAGCTCGACCACACTGTCACGCCGTCACCAGTCAACGAGCTGGGCGTCAAGGGAGCCGGGGAGGCCGGCACGATCGCGTCAACTCCGGCGTACGTCAACGCCGTCTGCGATGCGCTCTCGCCACTTGGCATTCATCACACAGATATGCCGCTGACTCCGCCCCGCATCTGGGCGGCGATTCAGAACGCGACAGCCGACCAGGCTTAG
- a CDS encoding xanthine dehydrogenase family protein subunit M, whose translation MYPRPFDYKRVSSVQEAVDILQANPEAKILSGGHSLLPAMKLRLAAPEVLVDISRVDELKQISADGGLTIGAGVTYNDFLNNDAVKAYTALYEAVGKVGDVQVRNRGTVGGAAAHADPAADAPAALLVLGATLVAQGPNGTREIGVDDFFIDILTTALEPDEVLTAIKLPAASGASAYEKFAHPASGYAVCGVAASIDASTVKVAVTGATYKAERLTGVEDALAGGNIDAAAIEAAVENVGDQDWAGDHFASAEYRAHLTKVYAKRALMRAAGLS comes from the coding sequence ATGTATCCACGACCGTTTGATTACAAGCGGGTATCGTCCGTCCAGGAGGCAGTCGACATCCTGCAGGCCAACCCGGAGGCCAAGATCCTTTCCGGTGGACACTCGCTGCTACCAGCGATGAAGCTGCGACTTGCCGCGCCAGAAGTGCTCGTCGACATCAGCAGGGTCGACGAGCTCAAGCAGATCTCGGCAGACGGTGGCCTGACCATCGGTGCCGGCGTCACCTACAACGACTTCCTGAACAATGACGCCGTCAAGGCGTACACCGCGCTCTACGAAGCCGTTGGGAAGGTCGGCGACGTACAGGTGCGAAATCGCGGCACCGTTGGTGGCGCAGCCGCGCACGCCGACCCTGCCGCCGACGCACCGGCAGCGCTGCTCGTCCTCGGCGCGACGCTCGTCGCCCAGGGGCCGAACGGCACCCGCGAGATCGGCGTCGATGACTTCTTCATCGACATCCTCACGACGGCACTCGAGCCGGATGAGGTTCTAACAGCGATCAAGCTTCCCGCCGCCAGTGGCGCATCAGCCTACGAGAAGTTCGCCCACCCGGCCTCCGGCTACGCCGTCTGCGGTGTCGCAGCCAGCATCGACGCCTCGACCGTCAAGGTCGCTGTCACCGGCGCGACATACAAGGCCGAGCGCCTGACCGGCGTTGAGGACGCGCTCGCCGGTGGCAACATCGACGCCGCCGCAATCGAAGCCGCCGTCGAGAACGTTGGCGACCAGGACTGGGCCGGCGACCACTTCGCCTCCGCCGAGTACCGCGCCCATCTCACCAAGGTGTACGCCAAGCGCGCGCTCATGCGGGCCGCCGGTCTCAGCTAA
- a CDS encoding (2Fe-2S)-binding protein — protein MTKQHVSITVNGQKREADVEPRRLLVHFIREDLGLTGTHVGCDTSQCGACTVMMDGLAVKSCTVLAAQADGAEITTIEGLAKDGELHPIQEGFWEEHGLQCGFCTPGMIMTTVDLLQRNPNPSESEIRHAIDGNICRCTGYQHIVKSIQYAANKMAGQTSGDD, from the coding sequence ATCACCAAGCAACACGTCTCCATTACGGTGAATGGCCAGAAGCGCGAGGCAGATGTTGAGCCTCGGCGCTTGCTCGTGCATTTCATCCGCGAGGACCTCGGTCTGACCGGCACGCACGTCGGCTGCGACACCAGCCAGTGTGGCGCATGCACGGTGATGATGGACGGCCTCGCTGTCAAGTCCTGCACGGTCCTTGCCGCGCAGGCGGATGGTGCCGAGATCACAACGATCGAGGGTCTGGCCAAGGATGGCGAGCTGCACCCGATCCAGGAAGGCTTCTGGGAAGAGCACGGGCTGCAGTGTGGTTTCTGCACGCCGGGCATGATCATGACGACAGTCGATCTGCTGCAGCGCAATCCCAATCCATCTGAGTCCGAGATTCGCCACGCAATCGACGGCAACATCTGCCGCTGCACCGGCTATCAGCACATCGTCAAGTCGATCCAGTACGCCGCGAACAAGATGGCGGGGCAGACATCCGGCGACGACTAG